A genomic region of Oryza glaberrima chromosome 1, OglaRS2, whole genome shotgun sequence contains the following coding sequences:
- the LOC127774455 gene encoding protein SUBSTANDARD STARCH GRAIN 4, chloroplastic — translation MSHCLRASPFLSPPPPLLHPSRRRRHRQGGCIHTSPGTRPLVARARFDPPPLLRLKVSDSSDCPAPHHPHSQHQPLLPTRRQQQQPPPPYQALVASLAPLWREGLFLVRCSVFAAALSVAAALSWYAQLRARSFVESRLLPAACAALGEYLQREVHLGRVRSVSPLGITLHTCSIGPHAEEFSCAEVPVMKIRVRPFASLRRGRVVVDAVLSEPSALVAQRKDFSWLGLPAPSEGSPKRHSGEEGIDYRTKTRRLAREKAAEQWNEERDKAAREAAEMGYIVPSAQSISPSIDEMMEDDGPVDTGKSSPHLCPDEMHRKDHHIDAGIDSGSKHADLEKSFGVKARIPGISFWSRMIPNPSRRRYRRKAHSKLISDTDNSSQQRILRRSAYAAVAYFQNECSGNPDDSLPGPGESSSDGGHTNGGGEEGSPNDGPTEYSETTSMDYGELPPEKSNFASTMLIGNTDVLNGSSHNQQPSQISSHSWENNEQVSEASVLKKRKNISEDDYRQEFDFGAFGSCTYAHNWLSFWPFQLKGFPVGFNAPSASLNVQIQKLRSLFAIGPGDNSAELSQGVGQIHPGAVQQTLPITLDSVYFNGGNLMLLGYGDQEPREMKHANGHIKFKNSYNRVHVHVTGNCMEWRQDRTSQGGGYLSTDVFVDIAEQTWHANLNVVNAFAPLFERILEIPVVWNKGRATGEVHLCMSKGDSFPSIHGQLDVKGLAFQILDAPSSFSDIVATLSFRGQRVFLHNASGWFGDAPVEASGDFGLNPEDGEFHLMCQVPSVEVNALMKTMKMRPLMFPLAGAVTAVFNCQGPLDAPVFVGSGIVSRKSLSVSGMLPSAASEAVMQNKESGAVAAFDHIPFTHVSANFTFNLDNCVADLYGIRACLLDGGEIRGAGNVWICPEGEGDDSAMDINLSGSILLDKVLHRYIPGGIQLIPLKIGELNGETRLSGSLIRPKFDIKWAAPNAEDSFSDARGNIVIAHDYIMVNSSSVSFDLNTRIQTSYIDDYLLHKEMYQRKKIMPLIVEGVDLDLRMRGFEFAHIASSIPFDSPRPLHLKASGRFKFQGKVVKYSQLVDEKNHGAIQGTIDQSKLENDVSRLVGEISLSGIKLNQLMLAPQSTGFLSISPDSVMLNATGRPDENFSIEVNVPLFFGTHEAIQDGRLLSIFLQKGQLRSNICYHPENLTSLEVRNLPLDELEFASLRGFVQKAELQLNFQKRRGHGLLSVIRPKFSGMLGESLDIAARWSGDVITMEKSVLEQANSKYELQGEYVFPGTRDRFPMENQSNGFIEKAMGGHLGSMMSSMGRWRMRLEVPGAEVAEMLPLARLLSRSTDPAIRSRSKELFMQTLHSVGFNAESLRDQLKALEMYPDWLDDDTIEDITLPGLAELRGYWRGSLDASGGGNGDTMADFDFNGEDWEWGTYKTQRVLASGSFSNNDGLRLDKLFIQKDNATLHADGSILGPLTNLHFAVLNFPVGLIPALVQAIESSTTDSIHFLRQWLTPIKGILHMEGDLRGTLAKPECDVQIRLLDGTIGGIDLGRAEVLASVTPTSRFVFDANFEPTIQSGHVNIQGSVPVTYVDSNSIEEDLEGGDGKQGIIRIPVWAKDRGLTNDISETRIMRDKPDEGWEFQLAESLKGLSWNMLEPGEVRINADIKDGGMTLITALSPYSNWLQGYAEVLLQVKGTVDHPVVDGSASFHRATVASPFLRTPLTNFAGNVHVISNRLCISSMESRVGRKGRLSMKGTLPLHNSEPSANDKIELKCEVLDIRAKNILSGQVDSQLQVTGSILRPDVSGMIRLSHGEAYLPHDKGNGAVATRLSSNKSISVPAGFDQRTVSRDVSHFLGSLSTSPDCQQSETERTPEHGSFKPNIDARLNDLKLTFGPELRIVYPLILNFAVSGDLELNGMVHPKYIRPKGVLTFENGEVNLVATQVRLKNDHLNVAKFEPDLGLDPILDLVLVGSEWQFKIQSRASMWQDNLVVTSTRSVDQDVLSPSEAAKVFESQLAESLLEGDGQLAFKKLATATLETLMPRIEGKGEFGQARWRLVYAPQIPSLLSVDPTVDPLKSLANNISFATEVEVQLGKRLQASVVRQMKDSEMAMQWSLIYQLTSRLRVLFQSTPSNRLLFEYSATSQG, via the exons atGTCCCACTGCCTCCGGGCGTCGCCcttcctctccccgccgcctcccctcctccacccgtcccgccgccgccgccaccgccagggAGGCTGCATCCACACCTCCCCGGGGACGAGGCCCCTCGTCGCGCGCGCCCGCTtcgacccgccgccgctgctccgcctcaAGGTCTCCGACTCCAGCGACTGccccgcgccgcaccacccgcaCTCGCAGCACCAGCCTCTGCTCCcgacgcggcggcagcagcagcagccgccgccgccgtaccagGCCCTCGTCGCCTCCCTCGCGCCGCTATGGCGGGAGGGGCTCTTCCTCGTGCGGTGCTCCGTCTTCGCGGCGGcgctctccgtcgccgccgcgctctcctgGTACGCGCAGCTCCGCGCCCGCTCCTTCGTCGAgtcccgcctcctccccgccgcgtgcgccgcccTGGGGGAATACCTCCAGCGGGAGGTCCACCTCGGCAGGGTGCGCAGCGTCTCCCCGCTCGGGATCACCCTCCACACCTGCTCCATCGGCCCGCACGCGGAGGAGTTCTCCTGCGCCGAGGTGCCCGTCATGAAGATCAGGGTCAGGCCATTCGCCAGCCTCAGGCGGGGGagggtcgtcgtcgacgccgtgcTGTCCGAGCCCTCGGCGCTCGTGGCCCAGAGGAAGGATTTCTCATGGCTGGGGCTCCCCGCGCCATCCGAGGGCTCACCCAAGAGGCAttcgggggaggaggggatcgaTTACCGCACCAAAACGAGGCGGCTCGCGAGGGAGAAGGCCGCCGAGCAGTGGAATGAGGAGAGGGATAAGGCTGCAAGGGAAGCCGCCGAAATGGGATACATTGTTCCTAGTGCCCAATCGATTTCGCCTTCGATCGATGAGATGATGGAAGACGATGGACCTGTTGATACTGGGAAATCCAGCCCACACCTATGTCCTGATGAAATGCACAGGAAGGACCATCACATTGATGCGGGCATTGACTCCGGCTCGAAACATGCCGATTTGGAGAAATCGTTCGGCGTGAAAGCTCGTATTCCAGGGATCAGCTTCTGGTCTAGGATGATTCCAAACCCTAGCAGGCGCAGGTACAGGAGGAAGGCTCATAGCAAGTTGATATCGGACACTGACAATTCTTCTCAGCAAAGGATCCTTAGGCGTAGCGCATATGCTGCTGTTGCATATTTTCAAAACGAGTGTAGTGGTAATCCTGATGACTCTTTGCCTGGTCCTGGTGAAAGCTCATCTGATGGAGGTCATACaaatggtggtggtgaggaAGGTAGTCCAAATGATGGACCAACTGAATACTCTGAGACAACATCTATGGATTATGGTGAATTACCGCCAGAGAAAAGCAATTTCGCTAGTACAATGCTGATTGGCAATACAGATGTCTTGAATGGAAGTTCTCATAATCAACAACCTAGTCAGATTAGTTCACACTCTTGGGAAAATAATGAGCAAGTATCTGAAGCCTCTGTTTTGAAGAAACGTAAAAATATATCCGAAGATGATTACCGGCAAGAATTCGATTTTGGGGCTTTTGGTTCATGCACATATGCTCACAATTGGCTATCATTTTGGCCCTTCCAATTGAAGGGGTTTCCTGTCGGGTTCAATGCACCATCAGCTTCTCTGAATGTTCAGATCCAGAAGTTGAGGTCATTATTTGCTATTGGTCCAGGAGACAATTCTGCCGAACTTTCACAAGGTGTTGGCCAGATCCATCCTGGTGCTGTTCAACAAACTCTTCCCATCACCCTGGATTCTGTATATTTCAATGGAGGGAATCTTATGCTTCTAGGATATGGTGACCAAGAACCAAG GGAAATGAAACATGCTAATGGACACATCAAGTTCAAAAACAGTTATAATCGTGTACATGTGCATGTCACTGGGAACTGCATGGAGTGGAGGCAAGACCGGACTTCTCAAGGAGGGGGTTATCTTTCTACTGATGTTTTTGTTGATATAGCTGAGCAAACATGGCATGCTAATTTGAATGTAGTCAATGCTTTTGCTCCG CTGTTTGAGCGGATCCTTGAAATACCAGTTGTTTGGAATAAAGGGAGAGCTACTGGCGAG GTGCATCTCTGTATGTCGAAGGGTGATAGTTTCCCGAGCATTCATGGCCAGCTTGATGTGAAGGGCCTAGCTTTTCAGATTTTAGATGCTCCATCATCGTTTTCA GATATAGTGGCAACTCTATCTTTTCGTGGTCAAAGAGTATTTCTACATAATGCAAGTGGTTGGTTTGGTGATGCTCCGGTAGAAGCTTCTGGTGATTTTGGTCTAAATCCTGAGGATGGAGAGTTTCATCTAATGTGCCAG GTTCCATCAGTTGAAGTTAATGCACTTATGAAAACAATGAAAATGCGACCCTTAATGTTTCCG TTGGCTGGTGCTGTTACTGCCGTATTTAACTGTCAAGGGCCTCTTGATGCTCCTGTTTTTGTTGGAAGTGGGATTGTCTCAAGGAAGTCTCTTTCAGTATCTGGTATGCTTCCATCGGCAGCCTCTGAAGCTGTGATGCAAAACAAAGAGTCTGGTGCAGTGGCCGCTTTTGATCATATTCCCTTCACTCATGTTTCAGCAAATTTCACTTTCAACCTTGATAACTGC GTTGCTGATTTATATGGCATTAGAGCATGCCTTTTGGATGGTGGAGAAATTCGAGGAGCTGGTAATGTTTGGATTTGCCCAGAG GGGGAAGGTGATGATTCTGCTATGGATATTAATTTGTCCGGGAGCATTTTACTTGACAAAGTTTTGCATCGCTACATTCCTGGAGGCATCCAGTTGATTCCACTCAAAATTGGAGAGCTCAATGGAGAGACTAGACTTTCTGGTTCCCTTATTAGGCC GAAATTTGATATCAAATGGGCTGCACCAAATGCAGAAGATTCTTTTTCTGATGCGCGTGGCAATATTGTTATTGCACATGACTATATTATGGTCAACTCATCATCAGTTTCTTTTGATTTGAATACTCGTATTCAAACATCATATATTGATGATTATTTGCTGCATAAGGAGATGtatcaaaggaaaaaaattatgccACTGATTGTGGAGGGTGTGGATTTGGATTTACGCATGAGGGGCTTTGAGTTTGCTCATATAGCTTCTTCGATACCTTTTGATTCACCACGGCCTCTACATTTGAAAGCATCTGGAAGGTTTAAATTTCAAGGAAAAGTGGTGAAATATAGCCAGTTAGTTGATGAGAAGAACCATGGTGCTATACAAGGTACCATTGACCAAAGTAAGCTTGAAAACGATGTATCAAGGCTTGTTGGCGAGATTTCTCTGTCAGGAATTAAACTTAACCAACTTATGCTGGCACCACAATCTACTGGTTTTCTTTCCATATCACCAGATTCTGTAATG TTAAATGCTACAGGCAGACCCGATGAAAATTTTTCCATAGAAGTGAATGTGCCATTATTTTTCGGCACACACGAGGCCATTCAAGACGGAAGGCTGTTGTCAATATTCCTCCAAAAGGGGCAGCTGAGATCTAATATCTGCTATCACCCTGAAAATTTGACTAGTTTGGAG GTTCGAAATTTGCCACTTGATGAGCTGGAGTTTGCTTCATTACGTGGGTTTGTTCAGAAG GCAGAACTCCAGCTTAATTTCCAGAAAAGAAGAGGTCATGGTTTGCTGTCAGTTATCCGCCCAAAATTTAGTGGCATGCTTGGGGAATCACTTGATATAGCTGCTCGATGGAGTGGTGATGTt ATTACTATGGAAAAATCAGTCCTAGAGCAAGCTAATAGCAAGTATGAACTTCAAGGGGAGTATGTTTTTCCTGGAACACGTGATAGATTCCCTATGGAAAATCAGAGTAATGGTTTCATAGAGAAAGCGATGGGAGGGCATCTTGGTAGCATGATGTCTTCGATGGGCAGGTGGAGGATGAGATTAGAAGTACCTGGTGCTGAAGTAGCTGAAATGCTTCCGTTGGCAAGACTTCTATCACGAAGTACAGACCCAGCTATTCGTTCCAGATCAAAG gaACTTTTTATGCAAACTTTGCATTCTGTTGGATTCAATGCTGAAAGTCTTCGTGACCAGCTAAAG GCATTAGAAATGTATCCTGATTGGTTGGATGATGATACAATTGAGGATATAACTCTTCCTGGCTTAGCTGAACTGAGAGGTTATTGGCGTGGTTCTCTTGATGCCAGTGGTGGAGGGAACGGCGATACTATG GCTGATTTTGATTTCAATGGTGAAGATTGGGAGTGGGGCACTTACAAGACACAGCGTGTTCTGGCATCTGGTTCATTCAGCAATAATGATGGCCTGCGTCTTGATAAGTTATTTATTCAGAAGGATAATGCCACTCTTCATGCTGATGGATCAATTCTTGGCCCATTAACAAATCTTCACTTTGCTGTGCTTAATTTCCCAGTTGGTCTTATACCCGCATTAGTTCAGGCTATAGAATCATCAACCACAGACTCGATTCATTTTCTGAGGCAATGGTTGACACCAATCAAAGGCATTCTACATATGGAGGGAGATTTGAGAGGTACTCTAGCAAAGCCTGAATGTGATGTTCAAATAAGACTTCTTGATGGCACCATTGGAGGCATTGATCTCGGAAGAGCTGAAGTATTAGCTTCTGTAACCCCAACAAGCCGTTTTGTTTTTGATGCAAACTTCGAACCGACCATACAAAGTGGGCACGTTAACATTCAAGGTAGTGTTCCTGTTACTTATGTAGACAGCAACTCCATTGAGGAAGACCTGGAAGGGGGAGATGGTAAACAAGGTATAATAAGAATCCCTGTTTGGGCGAAAGACAGAGGCTTGACAAATGACATCAGCGAAACAAGAATCATGAGAGACAAGCCTGATGAGGGTTGGGAGTTTCAATTAGCTGAAAGCCTAAAGGGTTTAAGCTGGAATATGCTAGAACCAGGTGAAGTGAGAATAAATGCAGATATAAAGGATGGGGGTATGACACTGATAACTGCACTGAGTCCTTACTCAAACTGGCTTCAAGGCTATGCTGAAGTTCTTCTCCAG GTTAAAGGCACTGTTGATCACCCTGTTGTTGATGGGTCTGCCTCATTTCACCGTGCAACCGTGGCTTCTCCTTTCCTTCGGACACCACTGACAAATTTCGCTGGCAACGTTCATGTTATATCTAACAGACTATGTATCAGTTCCATGGAAAGCAGAGTTGGGAGGAAAGGGAGATTGTCAATGAAAGGGACTCTACCTCTCCACAATAGTGAGCCATCAGCCAATGACAAGATTGAACTGAAATGCGAAGTTCTGGACATACGagcaaaaaatattttgag TGGCCAAGTAGACAGCCAGCTGCAGGTTACAGGCTCAATATTGCGGCCAGATGTCTCTGGAATGATTCGGCTAAGCCATGGTGAAGCGTATTTGCCTCATGATAAAGGCAATGGTGCTGTTGCCACCAGGCTGTCTTCAAATAAATCCATCTCTGTTCCTGCTGGTTTTGACCAAAGAACAGTCTCACGAGATGTCTCCCACTTTCTAGGATCACTATCAACTAGTCCAGACT GCCAACAATCAGAAACTGAAAGGACTCCTGAACATGGAAGTTTTAAGCCAAACATTGATGCCCGACTCAATGATCTGAAGCTCACATTTGGACCTGAATTAAGGATTGTTTATcctttaattttgaattttgctGTGAGTGGTGACCTTGAGCTTAATGGCATGGTTCATCCGAAGTACATAAGACCTAAGGGTGTCTTAACTTTTGAAAATGGTGAGGTCAATTTGGTTGCTACTCAG GTAAGACTTAAAAATGATCATTTGAATGTAGCAAAGTTTGAGCCAGATCTTGGTTTGGATCCTATTCTGGATCTTGTTCTTGTTGGATCTGAGTGGCAATTTAAGATCCAAAGTCGAGCAAGCATGTGGCAAGACAATCTTGTTGTAACCTCCACACGCTCTGTGGACCAGGATGTTCTTTCACCTAGTGAG GCTGCAAAGGTTTTTGAGTCACAGCTTGCGGAGTCACTATTGGAAGGTGATGGACAACTCGCGTTCAAGAAACTCGCAACTGCAACACTCGAAACTTTGATGCCAAGGATTGAAGGCAAGGGTGAATTTGGTCAAGCACGGTGGCGACTGGTTTATGCACCGCAGATTCCGAGTTTACTATCTGTAGATCCAACGGTTGACCCACTTAAATCGCTGGCAAACAATATATCTTTTGCTACCGAGGTCGAAGTGCAACTTGGAAAACGCCTTCAG GCCTCTGTTGTCAGGCAGATGAAAGATTCAGAAATGGCAATGCAGTGGTCACTCATATATCAGCTAACCAGCAGGCTCCGTGTTCTCTTCCAATCTACGCCGTCCAATCGACTTCTCTTCGAGTACTCTGCAACATCCCAGGGTTGA